A window from Enterocloster bolteae encodes these proteins:
- a CDS encoding L-ribulose-5-phosphate 4-epimerase, translating into MLEELKQKVYEANMELPRRGLITYTWGNVSGIDREKGLFVIKPSGVDYDVLKPSDMVVMDLEGNKVEGEMNPSSDTATHVELYNAFKEIGGIVHTHSPHATAWAQAGRALPCYGTTHADYFYGEIPCARNLTAEEIEEGYEMNTGRVIIETFQGKNPVYIPAVLCKNHGPFTWGKDAAEAVHNAVVLEEIARMNFMTELINPQAGPAPQCMQDKHFMRKHGPNAYYGQGK; encoded by the coding sequence ATGTTAGAAGAATTGAAACAAAAGGTATATGAAGCCAATATGGAGCTGCCCCGCAGGGGCCTTATCACCTACACCTGGGGAAATGTAAGCGGAATTGACCGGGAAAAGGGACTGTTTGTCATAAAGCCCAGCGGGGTGGATTACGACGTGTTAAAGCCATCTGATATGGTGGTCATGGACCTGGAGGGCAATAAGGTGGAGGGTGAGATGAACCCGTCCTCCGACACAGCCACCCATGTGGAGCTGTACAATGCGTTTAAGGAGATTGGCGGTATTGTCCATACCCATTCCCCTCATGCAACGGCCTGGGCACAGGCAGGCAGGGCTCTTCCCTGCTACGGCACCACCCATGCGGACTATTTTTACGGTGAGATTCCCTGCGCCAGAAACCTGACGGCAGAGGAAATCGAGGAAGGCTACGAGATGAATACTGGAAGGGTTATCATTGAGACCTTCCAGGGCAAGAACCCGGTTTACATTCCGGCTGTGCTTTGTAAAAACCATGGTCCCTTTACATGGGGGAAGGACGCGGCTGAGGCTGTCCACAATGCCGTTGTGCTGGAGGAGATTGCCAGGATGAATTTCATGACGGAACTCATCAATCCCCAGGCAGGACCAGCTCCCCAGTGTATGCAGGATAAGCATTTCATGCGCAAGCATGGGCCCAATGCTTATTACGGACAGGGGAAATAA
- a CDS encoding xylulokinase, which produces MSLDINKIKEQIEHGNTSLGIELGSTRIKAVLICEDHTPIASGSHDWENRYVDHIWTYTLEDIWTGIRDCYGKMAEDVKETYGITLTTIGSIGFSAMMHGYMAFDKEGELLVPFRTWRNTITGPAAGKLTEVFRYNIPQRWSIAHLYQAILNKEEHVKDIDYLITLEGYVHWKLTGRRVLGIGDVAGMFPVDIHARDFDQKRVEQFDQLVAGENFPWKLRDILPKALVAGEDAGVLTEEGAKLLDASGNLKAGIPMCPPEGDAGTGMAATNSVAVRTGNVSAGTSVFAMVVLEKELEHVYPEIDLVTTPAGDMVAMVHCNNCTSDLNAWVNLFKEFSEAMGMKADMNQLFGTLYNKALEGDSDCGGLLAYNYFSGEHITHFEEGRPLFVRMPDSRFNLANFMRVHLYTSLGALKTGMDILLKKEHVKVDSILGHGGLFKTKGVGQRILAGAMNAPVSVMETAGEGGAWGIALLASYMRCRQEGETLDAYLANKVFAGDKGTRMEPVKEDVEGFEAFMKRYAEGLAIEKAAVEHMKD; this is translated from the coding sequence ATGAGTTTAGATATAAATAAGATAAAAGAACAGATTGAGCATGGAAATACTTCCCTGGGCATAGAGCTGGGCTCCACCAGGATTAAGGCAGTCCTTATCTGTGAGGACCACACACCCATTGCCTCCGGCAGTCATGATTGGGAAAACAGGTATGTGGATCACATCTGGACCTATACCCTGGAGGATATCTGGACCGGCATCCGGGACTGCTACGGCAAAATGGCTGAGGATGTGAAGGAAACCTACGGCATCACCCTGACCACCATTGGTTCCATTGGTTTTTCAGCCATGATGCACGGTTATATGGCATTTGATAAAGAGGGCGAGCTTCTGGTGCCCTTCCGCACCTGGAGGAACACCATTACAGGTCCTGCCGCCGGGAAGCTGACAGAGGTATTCCGGTACAATATCCCTCAGAGATGGAGCATTGCCCATCTCTACCAGGCCATCCTCAATAAAGAAGAGCATGTGAAGGATATCGACTACCTCATTACACTGGAGGGATATGTGCACTGGAAGCTGACAGGCAGACGTGTTCTGGGCATTGGTGATGTGGCAGGCATGTTCCCGGTGGACATCCATGCCAGGGATTTTGACCAGAAGCGCGTGGAACAGTTTGACCAACTGGTAGCAGGAGAGAATTTCCCATGGAAGCTGCGGGACATCCTGCCCAAGGCTCTGGTGGCGGGAGAGGACGCAGGTGTCCTGACGGAAGAAGGGGCAAAGCTTCTTGATGCATCCGGAAACCTGAAAGCCGGCATTCCCATGTGTCCGCCGGAGGGCGACGCAGGCACCGGCATGGCGGCCACCAACAGCGTGGCTGTGCGCACCGGAAACGTGTCTGCCGGTACCAGCGTGTTTGCCATGGTGGTATTGGAAAAGGAACTGGAGCACGTATATCCTGAGATTGATCTGGTGACCACGCCGGCCGGCGATATGGTAGCCATGGTGCACTGCAACAACTGTACGTCGGATTTGAATGCATGGGTGAACCTGTTTAAGGAGTTCTCAGAGGCCATGGGTATGAAGGCAGATATGAACCAGCTCTTTGGAACCCTTTACAACAAGGCCCTGGAGGGAGATTCCGACTGCGGCGGACTGCTGGCCTACAATTATTTCTCAGGAGAGCACATCACACACTTTGAGGAAGGCCGTCCCCTGTTTGTGCGTATGCCGGACAGCCGGTTTAACCTGGCAAATTTCATGAGAGTACACCTGTATACATCCCTGGGCGCCCTTAAGACCGGCATGGATATCCTGCTTAAGAAGGAGCATGTGAAGGTGGACAGTATTCTGGGCCACGGCGGTCTCTTTAAGACAAAGGGTGTGGGACAGAGAATCCTGGCAGGAGCCATGAACGCGCCGGTGTCTGTCATGGAGACAGCCGGTGAAGGCGGTGCCTGGGGCATTGCGCTGCTGGCCTCCTACATGCGGTGCAGGCAGGAGGGCGAGACCCTGGACGCTTACCTGGCCAACAAGGTTTTTGCCGGGGATAAGGGAACCAGAATGGAGCCTGTGAAAGAGGATGTGGAAGGATTCGAGGCATTCATGAAGCGGTATGCAGAGGGGCTTGCCATTGAGAAGGCTGCTGTGGAGCATATGAAGGATTAA
- the araA gene encoding L-arabinose isomerase: MIAVKNYKFWFCTGSQDLYGDECLAHVAEHSGIIVDSLNKSGILPYEVVWKPTLITNELIRRTFNEANADEECAGVITWMHTFSPAKSWILGLQEYRKPLMHFHTQFNQEIPYDTIDMDFMNENQSAHGDREYGHMVTRMGIERKVIVGHWSDEKVVGRIAAWMRTAVGIMESSHVRVARFADNMRNVAVTEGDKVEAQMKFGWEVDAYPVNELAEYVKAVPKGDITALVDEYYSKYTILPEGRDPEEFKRHVAVQAQIEAGLEKFLLEKDYHAIVTHFGDLGELQQLPGLAIQRLMEKGYGFGAEGDWKTAAMVRLMKIMTQGMKDAKGTSFMEDYTYNLVPGKEGILEAHMLEVCPTIADGEISIKACPLSMGDREDPARLVFTSKTGHGIATSLVDLGTRFRLIINDVECKKTEKPMPKLPVATAFWTPEPNLATGAESWILAGGAHHTAFSYDLTAEQMGDWADAMGIETVYIDKDTSIRALKNELRWNAAAYR, translated from the coding sequence ATGATAGCAGTAAAGAATTATAAGTTCTGGTTCTGTACAGGTTCACAGGATCTCTATGGAGATGAGTGCCTGGCACATGTGGCGGAGCATTCGGGAATCATTGTGGACAGTCTTAATAAATCAGGCATCCTGCCCTATGAGGTGGTGTGGAAACCCACACTGATTACCAATGAGCTGATCCGCAGGACGTTTAACGAGGCAAATGCGGATGAGGAGTGTGCAGGCGTCATCACCTGGATGCATACATTTTCACCGGCCAAGTCCTGGATTTTGGGACTGCAGGAATACAGAAAGCCCCTGATGCATTTTCATACACAGTTTAACCAGGAGATTCCCTATGATACCATTGACATGGATTTCATGAATGAGAACCAGTCCGCTCACGGAGACAGGGAATACGGCCACATGGTGACACGCATGGGCATAGAGAGAAAGGTCATTGTGGGCCACTGGAGCGATGAGAAGGTGGTGGGCCGCATAGCCGCATGGATGCGCACTGCTGTGGGCATCATGGAGAGCAGCCATGTCAGGGTGGCAAGGTTTGCGGACAACATGAGGAATGTGGCTGTCACCGAAGGCGACAAGGTGGAGGCCCAGATGAAGTTTGGCTGGGAAGTGGACGCTTACCCGGTCAATGAGCTGGCCGAGTATGTAAAGGCTGTGCCAAAGGGAGATATCACAGCCCTGGTGGACGAGTATTACAGCAAGTACACCATCCTGCCGGAAGGCAGGGATCCGGAGGAATTTAAGCGCCATGTGGCGGTACAGGCCCAGATTGAGGCCGGCCTTGAGAAGTTCCTTTTAGAGAAGGATTACCACGCCATCGTTACCCACTTTGGGGATTTGGGCGAGCTGCAGCAGCTTCCCGGTCTGGCTATCCAGCGTCTCATGGAAAAGGGATACGGATTCGGCGCAGAGGGCGACTGGAAGACGGCTGCCATGGTCAGGCTGATGAAGATTATGACCCAGGGCATGAAGGACGCCAAGGGAACCTCTTTCATGGAAGATTATACATACAACTTAGTGCCTGGCAAGGAGGGAATCCTGGAAGCCCACATGCTGGAGGTATGCCCCACCATTGCAGACGGGGAAATCAGCATCAAGGCCTGCCCGCTGTCCATGGGTGACAGGGAGGACCCGGCCAGACTTGTATTCACATCCAAGACAGGCCATGGTATCGCCACATCTTTAGTGGATCTGGGTACAAGGTTCCGCCTGATTATCAACGATGTGGAGTGCAAAAAAACAGAAAAGCCAATGCCTAAGCTTCCTGTGGCAACCGCGTTCTGGACGCCGGAGCCAAACCTGGCAACCGGGGCAGAAAGCTGGATTCTGGCAGGCGGCGCCCACCATACGGCGTTCTCCTATGACCTGACGGCCGAGCAGATGGGAGACTGGGCTGATGCCATGGGTATTGAGACAGTCTATATTGACAAGGATACAAGCATCCGCGCTCTTAAGAACGAGCTTCGCTGGAATGCGGCAGCTTACAGGTAG
- a CDS encoding GntR family transcriptional regulator produces MGTQELKYKAVYNWVLENINSGALKVGEKLPSENELSERFGLSRQTVRHAVDILEQQKLVLRVRGSGTYVGGNGKAERQERYMNIAVISTYVDSYIFPPVVRGIERVLSKKGYTTQIAFTGNRVSREQDILNNLIDKDIIDGLIVEPAKSALPNPNLHYYQELKERGIPILFFNSRYPELELPCVSMNDEQVGKKAVEYLIKNGHRNIGGVFKSDDGQGHLRYKGFLSGMLEAGIKVKDANVVWLDTEDFLDLDQWADYLFRRLESCTGVVCYNDEVAYVLSGLCEKRGIAIPDQLSVVSIDNSDLATLAGVKLTSFPHPMEALGRKAAENMISMIENPYFDGNYLFDSDIIERDSVKVLKQPHKEEM; encoded by the coding sequence ATGGGTACACAGGAGCTGAAATATAAAGCAGTCTATAACTGGGTGTTGGAAAACATTAACAGCGGGGCTTTGAAGGTGGGCGAAAAGTTGCCTTCGGAGAATGAACTCAGCGAGCGTTTCGGGCTGAGCCGCCAGACGGTGCGCCATGCCGTGGATATTCTGGAGCAGCAGAAGCTGGTCTTACGGGTGCGGGGAAGCGGTACGTATGTGGGCGGCAACGGCAAGGCGGAGCGCCAGGAGCGGTACATGAACATCGCTGTAATCAGTACCTATGTGGACAGCTATATTTTCCCTCCTGTGGTGCGGGGAATCGAGAGGGTTCTCTCCAAAAAAGGTTACACCACCCAGATTGCCTTTACCGGCAACCGGGTCAGCAGGGAACAGGACATATTGAATAACCTGATCGACAAAGACATTATAGACGGACTGATTGTGGAGCCGGCCAAAAGCGCCCTCCCCAATCCAAATCTGCATTACTACCAGGAGCTTAAGGAACGGGGAATCCCGATCCTGTTCTTCAACAGCCGGTATCCGGAGCTGGAGCTGCCCTGCGTGTCCATGAACGACGAGCAGGTGGGCAAAAAGGCTGTGGAATATCTGATTAAGAACGGCCACCGGAATATCGGAGGCGTGTTCAAAAGCGATGACGGACAGGGGCATTTGAGGTATAAGGGGTTTCTGTCAGGCATGCTGGAGGCAGGAATCAAGGTAAAGGATGCCAATGTGGTATGGCTGGACACGGAAGATTTTCTGGACCTGGACCAGTGGGCGGATTATCTGTTTCGCAGACTGGAAAGCTGTACGGGAGTGGTATGCTATAACGATGAGGTGGCCTATGTGCTGTCAGGACTCTGCGAGAAGCGGGGCATTGCCATCCCGGACCAGCTGTCTGTTGTCAGCATTGACAACTCGGACCTGGCAACCCTGGCCGGCGTAAAGCTTACCTCCTTCCCGCACCCCATGGAGGCGCTGGGCAGGAAAGCAGCAGAGAACATGATAAGTATGATTGAAAATCCCTATTTTGACGGTAACTATCTGTTTGATTCGGATATCATTGAGCGGGATTCGGTAAAGGTCCTGAAACAGCCGCATAAGGAGGAAATGTAA